CAACATTGGCAAACCGCTAGAATCGCCGATCGTTCTCCTGATACCTCTCCTATTATTACTCAACCTGAACAATTACAATCTCGTACTTCTCCAAAAACTTATCAAGCTTTACAAAAACTGCTTGCTGATAAACTAAGTTTGCGAGAATTAGCCCTGCAAATAGATCAAGATGTAGTTCAATTAGTTCGCTTGTTAATTCCCTATATTCAACAAGGTTTAATTGAGTTAGTTGATATCCATGATTTAACTATAGTTAATAACCAAAAAAATCAAATAAAAAAACAATTAATTATCAGTATATTTGACAATAATGTTTTCAATGAACATCTCGAACCTTTGCTAAAAGATACAGGATATTATTATCTCAACATCAGTAATGGTTTAGAAACAGTTGCTGATTTGGTACAACTTAAACCTGATTTGTTATTTTTAGAATGGCAAATGATTAAAAATGGGGGAAGTCAAGTTAAAGCGAATCTAACTAAATTGCAAGAAGAATTAAATAAACCTATGTTTCTTTTTACTCAGAAAACGGGTTTTCTAGAAGAAATTCAAGCTAAATCAACAGGTTGCGATCGCTTAATTTATCTGCCGATTATCCCTGATACCTTTGTTAACCTTATTCAACAATACTTACCTTAGCTTTATATAACAATTTTTCTCCTTGTCGATAACCCAAATAACGAACCTTCACTATCCCTTCTGGTGGTATAATTCCCTCCATTAACTGATGTAATTGTGGATCATAGGGTAACTCTTCCCCAACCTTACCAATTGCTTCTATTCCCCAAGCGGTTAAGAGATTTTCTAGGGGTTTAACCAAGGGAATCAAGTTATTAGCAGGAAATTTAGGATTTTCTTTAACGATAGCAACTACCGTGGGCCATTGTAATAGCCAAGATTCGATAATATTTAAGACCGATTGTTGAAATTCCTGTTGGAGGTTATCTTGTTGTTTTTCTAGTAGTTGATAATCTCTTTTTAAAGCTTCAATATTATCTGTGTTTTGACTTAAAATGGGGTAATCTTCAGCTCGACTCCAAAACTCCCCTAATAACTGATTAAGGGAGACATTTAGAGTTTGAGCTAATTTGACTAGAGTTTCTATTTGTATTTTGCCAATTAACCCATATAATAAGCGATATATCTCTCTTTGGTCAATACCACTACGACGACTTAATTCAGTTAAGCTTAGAATTCCTTGGACTTGCATTAAGCCCTGTAACTGTTGTAAATTGTGATTATATTGATTCATTGATGGATAAATTATGGCAAAAGCAACTTGGAATGGGGTTATTTTAGCTCAAAGCGATGACTGTCAAGTAGTGGAAGGTAATTATTATTTTCCTCCTGACTCCGTCAATAAAGAATATTTTCAACCTAGCAATACTCATACTATCTGTTCTTGGAAAGGAGAAGCGAGTTATTATACCCTCTCAGTCAATGGACAAGAAAATAAAGACGCAGCTTGGTATTATCCCCAACCCAAAGAAAAAGCCAAGCAAATAGCTAATTATGTGGCTTTTTGGCGAGGTGTTAAGGTAGAATCCTAGTTAAGGTAGTTGCGCTCTCTCCCCGTTTTGAAAGCGTCTCCAAGAATCCTTAAGATATTCAGGAGCAGGATTGAGGCGATCGTAAGCAACAATGACATTAGTTAATTTTCTCCCCGCAGGTATAATAACCCGATCGCGATAAGCTAAAGATCTTGATGCTCCACCATCGAGATTCATTGCTTCTGTACAACCGATCGCTTTCATCAATTCTGCTTCTTCTTTTAGGGTAAGAATTTTTTGAAAAGTAGCTAGATAAATAGCATCACCGCTACTAGGAAACCCGATAGCGTTGCGCCATCCTGCGTCAAAGATATGGGGATCTTGAAAACCTTCTTGTTGGGGATTGAGCCAAATTTCCCCGGCTTTAAGTAATCTCGGTCCACAAGTTAGGGAAAACCAATGATTCTCCCAATTGGGTTGTCCTTCTACTCTAGCGGTAACCATTTCTAGTTGATTACTTGCTTTAATTCCTAGGGTAGTGCCATAATTTTCCCATTGACTATATTTGAGAAATCTTCCCGCAGCTACCATGTTCCCCATGACTCGCT
The DNA window shown above is from Gloeocapsa sp. DLM2.Bin57 and carries:
- a CDS encoding DUF4388 domain-containing protein: MNHSELKLPSNPIQEFVASKQIQLFQSLKQSQFTGELWLHSTQYKWVIYFYLGRVLYATGGRHPLRRWRRQVYLFFPEVAGKLMAKVNTVIEQSSTICWEYDLLCIFRNQELISREQLLKMIKQQVTEILFDLTQSKQIIYELKERKLNPLNNILIDPNDVVVEGWKLWQHWQTARIADRSPDTSPIITQPEQLQSRTSPKTYQALQKLLADKLSLRELALQIDQDVVQLVRLLIPYIQQGLIELVDIHDLTIVNNQKNQIKKQLIISIFDNNVFNEHLEPLLKDTGYYYLNISNGLETVADLVQLKPDLLFLEWQMIKNGGSQVKANLTKLQEELNKPMFLFTQKTGFLEEIQAKSTGCDRLIYLPIIPDTFVNLIQQYLP
- the grpE gene encoding nucleotide exchange factor GrpE — protein: MNQYNHNLQQLQGLMQVQGILSLTELSRRSGIDQREIYRLLYGLIGKIQIETLVKLAQTLNVSLNQLLGEFWSRAEDYPILSQNTDNIEALKRDYQLLEKQQDNLQQEFQQSVLNIIESWLLQWPTVVAIVKENPKFPANNLIPLVKPLENLLTAWGIEAIGKVGEELPYDPQLHQLMEGIIPPEGIVKVRYLGYRQGEKLLYKAKVSIVE
- a CDS encoding DUF427 domain-containing protein; translation: MAKATWNGVILAQSDDCQVVEGNYYFPPDSVNKEYFQPSNTHTICSWKGEASYYTLSVNGQENKDAAWYYPQPKEKAKQIANYVAFWRGVKVES
- a CDS encoding phosphodiester glycosidase family protein; this translates as MSLKHHQGAVTTNGTFFSKDEEKRVMGNMVAAGRFLKYSQWENYGTTLGIKASNQLEMVTARVEGQPNWENHWFSLTCGPRLLKAGEIWLNPQQEGFQDPHIFDAGWRNAIGFPSSGDAIYLATFQKILTLKEEAELMKAIGCTEAMNLDGGASRSLAYRDRVIIPAGRKLTNVIVAYDRLNPAPEYLKDSWRRFQNGERAQLP